A single region of the Thermoleophilum album genome encodes:
- the flgN gene encoding flagellar export chaperone FlgN, with translation MATHARRNMPGPVTPAHPPAEAPAAGTAVVHSDGLGERLVRHLDRQIAAARKLLACVLEQGRAIRERAVDRTVAAAAAVRNEVEQREQLERERAELLAEAARALGTEPDAVTLEAICSLLDPRTAEAARHRSHELRGLLAEIAREHQTNRILLRQELAFLDHLLRLASGPQGAAYRPDGDLVTAAPHVHRVIDRRV, from the coding sequence ATGGCGACGCACGCCCGCCGCAACATGCCTGGGCCTGTGACGCCTGCGCACCCGCCCGCCGAGGCGCCGGCAGCCGGAACGGCGGTCGTGCACAGCGACGGGCTCGGCGAGCGGCTCGTGCGCCACCTCGATCGGCAGATCGCCGCCGCCCGCAAACTCCTCGCCTGCGTGCTCGAACAGGGGCGCGCGATTCGCGAGCGCGCGGTCGATCGCACGGTGGCGGCCGCTGCTGCGGTGCGCAACGAGGTCGAGCAGCGTGAGCAGCTCGAGCGCGAGCGCGCCGAGCTGCTCGCAGAAGCGGCGCGTGCGCTCGGCACGGAACCCGATGCGGTGACGCTCGAGGCGATCTGTTCGCTACTTGACCCCCGAACCGCGGAGGCGGCGCGGCATCGTTCGCACGAGCTGCGCGGTCTGCTCGCCGAGATCGCGCGCGAGCATCAGACGAACCGCATCCTGTTGCGCCAGGAACTGGCGTTCCTCGACCACCTATTGCGACTGGCAAGCGGGCCGCAAGGGGCTGCCTACCGGCCGGACGGCGATCTCGTCACGGCTGCCCCGCACGTGCACCGGGTAATCGATCGGAGGGTGTAG
- a CDS encoding flagellar hook-basal body protein, with product MLEGLYSGAAGMLAQQQRLDALANDIANLSTPGYKHLRVGFRDLLYRQDGPAALGGVETGSGAAAVSSGRSFAPGALRQTGEPLDIAIQGRGFFRVRRSDGTVALTRDGSFKVDARGEVVTAAGEPLVPPIRLPAGAHPQQVQVATDGTVTVAGRRVGRIEVVDVPAPAELRPVGDNLFVATAASGAPAPARGAQLVQGALEQANVDLGEAMVGLIEAQRAYQLASRVIQTHDQLLEIANGVRK from the coding sequence ATGCTCGAAGGCCTGTATTCGGGCGCTGCTGGAATGCTCGCGCAGCAGCAACGCCTGGACGCGCTGGCCAACGACATCGCCAACCTCTCGACCCCGGGCTACAAGCACCTGCGGGTCGGTTTTCGCGATCTCCTCTACCGGCAGGACGGCCCGGCCGCTCTCGGCGGTGTCGAGACAGGTAGTGGCGCAGCGGCCGTGTCGAGCGGACGGAGCTTTGCGCCAGGAGCGCTCCGTCAGACCGGCGAACCGCTCGATATCGCGATTCAAGGGCGCGGCTTTTTCCGCGTGCGCCGTAGTGACGGAACGGTCGCCCTCACCCGCGACGGCTCCTTCAAAGTCGATGCGCGCGGCGAGGTGGTGACAGCTGCCGGCGAGCCGCTCGTGCCGCCGATCCGCCTCCCGGCCGGAGCGCACCCGCAGCAGGTGCAGGTCGCGACCGATGGCACGGTGACCGTCGCCGGCCGTCGCGTGGGCCGGATCGAGGTGGTCGATGTGCCAGCGCCCGCCGAACTGCGCCCGGTCGGCGACAACCTCTTCGTCGCGACGGCCGCCAGCGGTGCCCCGGCGCCGGCTCGCGGCGCACAGCTCGTGCAGGGCGCGCTCGAGCAAGCCAACGTCGATCTGGGTGAAGCGATGGTCGGCTTGATCGAAGCCCAGCGCGCCTACCAGCTCGCCAGTCGCGTGATCCAGACGCACGACCAGCTGCTCGAGATCGCCAACGGGGTTCGCAAGTGA